ACAACTGGTGCGGTCGGCGGTGGCGGTGCGATCTGGGCAGGCTGTTCTGTCACGATTGACAGTTGCAGTTTCATCTCAAATTCGGCAAATGCCTACGGTGCCGCCACGGTTGCCAGTGGTGGCGCCATTCAAACTTCATCACTGCGTGACCTCACGATGCGTAATTCCACTTTTTTCGGGAATAGTTGCAGTAATAACGCCAGTAGTAGTGGGCGTGGTGGCGCGATTAACCTTCCGAACGGCACTGAAGTAATAAACCTCTACAATTGCACGTTTGCCTCGAACGTGGCGGGTTATGCATATTCCGGGGCAGTCAGTTATGGCGGCAGTACCGGTAGCGGATATTTGAATATCTACAGTACGATTATCGCTGGCAATGCCCCGTATGAAATTTACGCTGTAGCTCCGGTCAGTAGCAATATCCTCTCCTCTTGCCTGATACAGGGGCTTGCAAGCGGTATCACAAAAAACAACTGCCTCACGGCTAGTAATCCTCTGTTGCAACCATTGGCGTATAACGGCGGGCTGACACCCACACTGGCGCTGGCCACCAATAGCCCGGCAATTAATCATGGCTCAAATCCGCTGGGCTTGAGTTGGGATCAACGGGGGGCGGGCTTTCCTCGAGTCCGTGGGGCGACGGCGGACATCGGCGCCTACGAGTTTGGAACCGGTCTCTTGAGTTATAATAAGTCGTTATTTGTAGAGAAAATGCCGGATAACAATGGGGCTATTGACAACTCCAGTCCACTAGTCATCACCATTCGAGGGGATACCTTCACCGGAGTTGATGGGAGTCAGTTGACGAACAACGTGCTGGTGTCCAATCTTCCATCAGGATTGACGGCGTCGATTGTACGCAGCAACAGTGGCGCTATGGCGGTGGTTACCTTGCTTGGAAATGCGACTCAACATGTGGCGTTCAACTCAATCACTAATCTGGGCATCACCTTCCAGGATGCGGCCTTTAATCTGGGATCTGCGGCTTTGGAAAATAATGCCAGCATCAGCAACTTGGTGATTCAGTTTTATGACATTCCGTTCGGAGCGCTGACCTACAGTTCGACGAATTTCAACGAGGATGCCAACTGGAACGATGGCCGGATTAATAACAGTTTGCCGGTGCAAGTTGTGCTGACTGGCAACGATACGTTCACCGGTACGAATGGCGAGGACTTTGTGGCGGCAGGATTAGTCGCGGTCTCCAATGTGCCGGCGGGGTTAACAGCCGTAGTTAGGCGTGCGAGCGGCATGAGTGCCCAAGTGAGCCTCACTGGCAAGGCGAGCGCGAACGATGGCATGAATAGTATTACGAATCTCGGACTGGCCTTTCAGGACACCGCATTCCTTGGCGGAAGTGCTCTCTCGATTACGAATTCCACAGTGAATAATCTATGCGTCTCGTTTGTGGACCCGACCCTGAGTGCAGCCCTCAACTATAGCGGGATGATTTTCTACGGAGCGCATGCATTCCTGACGAATGATGGAGGGTTTGTTCCCAACCTCAGCGGTGTGATTGTGACGACAAACACGATTGCGCTTTCCGGTGGTGTGCTGGCCGGCACGAACGGCCAAGATTTTGTGGGCGCCGGTTGGGTAGTGGTGACAAATGTACCGTCCGGCTTGGCGGCGGTAATCATTCGCGTGGACGACACCCATCTGGCCGCCGCCTTCTCCGGGACGGCGCTGGCGGACGCCAGTACCAACAATGTTACCAACCTGACCTTCGCGTTCCAAGCCAGCGCCTTTGTCAATATTCCTGTCGCCATGGTGACGAATGCCACGCAGTCGAACCTTTCCATCTTTTTTGCGGGGCCGGTCGCGTATAATACCTTCGTGAACGCCGTGCAAAGTACACCGGTGAGCATGGCTTTCAACGGTACGGATGTGGAGATCGCCAGTATCTATCTTTCAGTTCAGATTGTGAATCCGCCTGCGAATGGGTCAGCGCTCAGCACTCCCAGCTTCTTTTATAAAAATAGTGGCCAATACACACCGAACCCCGGCTTTGTCGGGACTGACATGTTTACCTTCCAGCTCGGGTATCTCGGGCTTTGGTCCCGGATTGCGACCTGCACTGTGACGGTCGTTTCCAATACCGTTCCCATCGCATTCGATCAATCGATTCAGGTAGACCCGGGGAGGACCTCAGCGGTTTTTCAGGTGTCCTACACGGATCCGGATGTGTCCTGTGGTCAGACGCAGAGGGTTATGCTCATTTCCACGACCACCTCCGGGACACTGCTGACGAACAGTTTTCAGACAAACGGAAGTTTCAAGTACGTACCCAATAATAGTTTTAGCGGTACGGATAGTTTCACCTGGCAGGTAACCGATGGCATGGCTACCTCGACGGTAGCGACCTGTACACTGAATGTGACGCCTACGCAGCCTCCGGGACCAGCGCAAGTGCTGGTGCTTTACAACGCTAGCTATTCCGGTGATGAGAATACCAACGGAGTGCAGGATTCACTGGAGGTGGCGCAGTACTATATGGCGCAACGCGGAATTCCAACAAACAACTTGCTGGGGATGAATTGCAGTACGACGACATTCTACACGAATGCCAGCTCTTTTCTGAGTGAGATTGTCAGGCCGGTTCAGAATAAGTTGGTGGCACTGGGTCAGACCAATATTGCCATCCTGGTCTTTTCCTATATGACGCCGTGGGGAATCAATCCATCTGGAATGCCGTATGTCGGTAGTCTGGATACCGCGATGATGATTCCAAACCACTGGAATCAGACGACTTGGAACTTCTTTTCCTGGATGAGTATTGATAATCCAATCGTTCAGCCAAACCCGGGCTTTGTCCCTGATCCAAGCCATTTTATTCCCAGTCAGATCTCCCAGCCCAGTTTGGGCACGAACATGTATTTGGTGGGCCGACTGGATGGTCCTGGTGGGGTGCTCCGGGTGAAAGATTATGTTGATGAGGCATTATATGCCGAACGTTACGCCTATCCAACAAACGGCGCATTTGCCGGTCCCGGTGGCGGGCCAGCTTCTGGAAATATCTATGTGGACTCCGAAGGACGGGCGGTGACAGGTGGCTACACAGATGCTTGGTTAGCAACAAATTCTTCCGTCGTTAATGGTGTGTATAGTGGATATAACGATGTTGATGTGAACATTGCTTGGGCGGAACATTATGTCGGACCGTCTGGAATGCAACTGAAATGGGAAGACACTGAGCCCGTAATCGGGTCGGCGACAAACCTTATCTTCAAGAATGACGGTACCAGTGCGGCCAGTGCGCCCCGGGCCTTTATGTATGGCGGGTGGTACTCTCCGAATACCTACAATGATGTCTGGGGCTGGTTGCCGGGCTCCATCGCCAGCGACTTGGATAGCTATTCGTTGCTCTATCCCACTTTCCGGCAGACAGGCCGTTATTGTCTCGCGTTTGGTACACAAGCTCTGCAGCATGGCGCTTCCTGTGTGGCCGGGGTCCTGAATGAACCCTATACCATCGGAAATCCGATGCCGAACGTGCTCATTTATTTCATGCTCAAAGGGTATAGTTGGGGGGAAGCGTCTGCCTATGCCGATCCGTATCTCGGTTGGGAGGGATTCCAGATCGGTGATCCGCTTTACACGCCGCTCCGGCCGGGCAAGTCGTTGGTGTATGACACGCAAGTTCCCTCACTTGCCTCGGGATATCCCTTCGTTTCGTCCATGGGCGCAGCGGGTGTTGCCGTGACTATCATGGTCAACAGCACGACGAATCTACCGATGGTCGTCAATGCCGTGGTGCAATGGGGGAAAGACACAAACTACACGAACCCGCCGATCACATTGGAAGGTTTCTACCGGCAACAACGCATCCTCTTTCCCATGGTCGATAGCGGCACGACATACCACTACCGCCTGATCCTGACATCTCCTGTCGGGATCAGTAGCACCAACGGCGATTATACGTTTGTCAGTCCAACAGAAACGCCTTTTGCCACCAATAACGTCCCTGGTGTCGTGCGCATGCAGTATTTTGACAATGGCGGAGAAGGTGTGGCGTATCACGGTTGTTATCTTGACAACACGTTTTACGCGGCCGGAAACAGCAATTTTCGTGGTGATACGGGTTTCTATTGGAACAGCACGACGACCAATACGCTGGGGAATTACCCGACGTTAGGTGCAGCGGTTATCCTCTATGCGGCACCATCCAATACCTGGTTGCGTTACACGGTGAACATTGCAGCCAATTCACTCTATACGCTGAAACTGCCATACGGTAACTTTGCCGGCACCGGCAATGCCGTCAAAGGCGGTATTGTCCATATTGAACAGGACGGCGTCAACGTGACGGGTCCCATTGTACTGGGCACCAATGTGGCGTTGGCAGTGGATTCGTGGGCAATGGCTACGGTGAGCAATGTGTATCTCAGCGCCGGGCAGCATATCCTGCGATTGGTGTATGACACGGATGGCGCCTCGTTCAATTATATGGAGTTCATCCAGCAGACCAATGCGCCAGTGGCCTCTTTTACCATGACGCCCCTGGCTGGTGTCGGAGTGGTACCACTCGCCATTCAGGTTTCAGCCACAAACTCATATGATTTGAGTGGCACCATCGTCTCCTATGCCTGGACCTTTGGTGATGCCGGTACTGCTACCGGGCTGACGGCAAGCCACTTTTATGCGTCGACCGGTACGTATAATGTCGGATTATCGGTGACTGACAACAACGGTCTGATGGGAACGACCGCCACGGTGATGCGTGTGACGGATGGCGCCGGATTGGATCCAGCGTGGTGTTTGTTTTATTTCGGAACGACTAACGTCGACCCTTCGGCCGACCTGAATGGTAACGGCTTGAGTGTTTTGCAGGATTTCCGTGCTGGTTTAGATCCTACGAACCCGCTTTCCTGTTTCCGGGTCGATGCCATGACCTTTCCAGCCAGCTCGACAGGAATGATGATCCGGTGGGATAGTGTTGCGGGAAAACTCTATAGTGTCGACCGCAGTACCAATCTATTGGCCGTACCTCCGTTCATGTGTCTGGTATCAAATATTATGGGCCAGGCCAATACGACAACGTACAATGACACCAATACTGTTGGGTCGGGATCCTGTTTCTATCGAATTGGAGTGCCGTGATTGAAAAACAAAGAGGATAAATGAAAACACGATATGCAATTTGTGGGCTAAGTCTTAGAGGGGTCTATCATTTCCTGCTGCCAATTTTGGGAAAGAATCACCCGGGAGGTCCGAATTTCAATAAAAATTCGGAACTGGTTGCAATCCTCGATATCGACAGGAAACGTGTGAAGGAGTTTTGCCGGAAAGCGGGGGTGGATGTTCCGTTTTATCTGCCTAAAGGTTTTCAGGCGATGATCAGGGATCAGAAGCCGGATGTGATTTTGGTGGTGAGCCAGGATTACTCGCACTGTGAATATACGGTCAAAGGGCTGTTGGCTGGCTGCGATGTGATTGTAGAGAAGCCGATGGTAATTAATCAGGAGCAGATGCGGAAAGTGATCGCTGCCGAGAGAAAAAGCGGGAAACGTATTCGAGTGGCGTTCAATATGAGGTACACGCCGACACATCAGAAACTGAAAAGGATGATCCAATCCGGGATACTCGGCAAAATCACCAATGTGGAGTTCACCTATAACCTCGATACATTCCATGGGGCGAGCTATTTTTACCGCTGGAACCGGTCCCGGGCAAAATCGGGTGGACTCTGCATCCACAAGTGTACCCACCATTTTGACTTTATTAACTGGGTGCTTGATGATGATCCTGTTGAGGTCTATGCATATGGCGCACTCAACTATTACGGACCCAAGGGTGCTTTGCGTCCGATGAAAAATGGAAAGCCACTTCCCTCCACAGAGGAGAAGCGTAACTGCCCCTATTTCAAGAAACATTATGCGGGGAAAATAGATCCCGAAAACAATCCCAGTACCGGGTGGGACTTGTATGAACTGTCAGCTGATGTGCAGTATCCACCGAATAAAAAAAGGTACATCTATGACAAGGAGGTCGATGTTGAGGATACGTATTCGGCGTTGGTCAAATACCGGCGCGGTGCCTCGATGTCCTATTCCTGCAATTTCTCGACCCCTTGGGAGGGATATCTTCTCGGTATTAACGGGACAAAAGGACGGATAGAGATTGCGCATCACAGCCATCCCGATCCAACCGGCAATACAAAGTCAGCAGATGAGAAAAATGAGATTGTTTTTTATCCGCTTTTTGGCGGCAAGCAGGTGGTCGAGATTCCTGCGGTGGACGGGGCCCATGGTGGTGCAGATTTGCAGATTCAGCGGGATCTTTTCGGGAAGCCTTCGCGGGCTTCGAAGGAGCTCGCCCTTGTCGCGGGAAGCCGGGCTGGCGGATATGCCGTTGCCATAGGCGAGGCCGTATGGCGATCAGCAAAGAGCGGGAAGCCGATTCGTATTCCGAGGCTTAAGTAATGTCTGTGTATTGACCGAAGTCATGAGCGGTGTCAAACATCGCGCAAATACTTTCGGGGTCAATGGTGGCCTGGATGGCATGGACTTGGTTGAAGACGAACCCGCCCCCGGGTGCGAAGATGCGGATCCGTTCCTTCACATGCTCACGCACTTCATCCGGCGAGCGGAACCCGAGTACGCGCTGGGTGTCGCACCCGCCGCCCCAGAACACAATGCGCCCTCCGTATTTTTGCTTCAGTAATACGGGATCCATGCCACTGGCCGATGTCTGGATGGGATTCAGTATGTCCACGCCCATTTCAATGAAAGACTCGATCAGGGGTTCAACCGCTCCGCAGCAGTGAAGAAAAAGCTTCCAGTTGGTATTCGCGTGCAACCATTGTGAAAATTTACGGTAGTGCGGCATCATGCGTTCGCGAAACATATCAGGACTGATCATCGGTGCGTTCTGGGTGCCAAAGTCATCCGCAAAAATGACGCAGAAAGAGTACCTCCCAATCGCTTGGTGGAGCCGTTTATAACGCTCGATCAGGGCGTCGCAAGCGGCCGCATTCTGGTCATCCATTCGTTCCGGTTCAGTGGCCAGATCCATCAGGAATTCCGGGGTATTGCCGAAGAATCCGCCGCCGAATTTGGCCGAGAGGGCTAAATCAGTAGTGGTATAAAGTCGATGGGCATAATCTGACAAATCCTGCAGGAGTTCGTCTGTCAGAGGAATACCGAATGAGTACCAGCTCTGCCCGTCACGAGCGTCGAAATAATAGGAGTGAGGTGGTTTGAGGTATTCATGTCCTGCTTTATCTTTAAGTAACCAACTGCCATCTCCGAGCCGTTGCAGATCTGGTTGGATGGGTGTTCGAACATCAATGCCATCATACAGTGAACATGAATGCCAGTTTTTTGACACGCAACTAAGATCGATGGGAAATGTATCCACATGAAGGCGTTGCCGCACGGCTGGCGAGAGAACTGCCAGCTGTTGCATCAGGTCGTCACATTTTACATGCTTTTCATTCAGCCCGAGGTAACGTTGCAGTTTATCATAGGCAAGCAGATGGATCCCTGATGCTCCAGTTGTGCCCGCGAGATCGATCGGCACCCTGTCGGGTTCCTGAAAGTTGATCGTTTTATTAACACGTTCCCGGCTATTCATGATTATGATCCCTTCGAATGGGAAAAGAGTAACTCAATCAGGCGTCCTCCGAATAGTCAGCATTTGCGTTTTTAAAATGGCATATATGCGTCACCAATATCTCCGGCGCGCATGGGCCGCAATCCTGCGACCGGCGCAACGATCAAGATCCCGGCCAAGCGCGTTGTGAAGATCCGCGTTGCCAAGGCTTGCAAGGATGCGATCTTGGGCTGATTGAGTCTCAATGATTCAGATAGGGGCCGCTGCCGAAAGGTTGGCGGCCTTTTTGTTGCAGTGTGCAATAGTTGATGAGCCATCACTCCACTCGCTTCCTGCCGCCTCCCCGGAGTGCTTCCTTTGAACTTTGGAGGCGAATCAAAAGTTGGCGTTCCCCCTGCCGTTGGGCAGTTGACGTCTCCGCTGTATAATGCCTCTGCGGGTCGAAAATAGACCGCACAGGAGGCAACGATGAGGAATTCAACGATATCGACGACAATCAAGGGCAGGGGCACGCAGGGGATGACCGGCAGGGCTCAAAACTCCCCTGATATGAGCCATTTGGAAGAACAAACCGTCGAGGGGGCAAGGAAGTATGCCCCCAGCAGGGTCGGAGTCTTCTTGAGGGCTTTCTCGGGGGGTAGCAGGAAAGCGGCGGTTACGGCGAAATGCATCGAGTGTTGCTGCTACCAGCCTGTCGAGGTGGCCAGGTGCAGAATCGAGGGGTGCCCACTGTGGAGGTACAGGCCGTACCAGTCACGTCCGAGGGATCGGACAGCCAATCGGACGGCCAGTGGGGGACATGTATTGAAATGGGATCATTGAGGAGTATACTTAAAGATGTGAGAGAATTCTATATAGCATGTCGGACAATGGCTTTTCCGCTGCAATTGATCAAACGGATCCAAACCATTGCTCTGGCATTGTGTGTGGCTGGCCTGTTGCCTGCCAATCTGTCCTCCGCACTAACTGTGACATCCGTTACCTCTGACAATGGGTATTCCGCACATAAAGTCCAGTGGATGGATAGTGCAGGTCAACCACGCTCTGCAGTCATGGTGGATCAGAATTCAACAATTCCGCCGTACACCGGCTATCTCCGGCAATATAGTTACCAGATTGGCGGACAGACCCGTACCTGTACGGGAACCGAGAATTATGGAACAGGGGGGAACCTTGAATTCTCCGGCGATGGGTTTGTGCAGAATCACACAGGCAACGGCGGTGACTTTTCGAGCGGCAATGGGTCAGGAACGCCGGGATCCACAACCATTACGCTAACGGGAACCAACTTTGCGCGGATTACCTACGCCATGCCGAGTTATCACATTACCGACAACAATGGCATTAGCCGAACGGTGCCCACGACGTTACAGTGGTTCTTCGCGGACGGCCGTTCTGATCCGATCTTTGCGATCAGTCAAGATGCGCGTCTGACTCCAGGCAATGTCGGCGCCGACACCCGTTCACCTTATGGAGATATGGCCTATGACGGCGATGGGATCCACGCATACGTCGGAGGAGCATCCTATGGTGACACCTATAAATTCGTGACCCTCGCCTCCGGACCTGAGGAAGTGACGGCGGCTTCCGGGTGGAAGGACACGGAACTCAACACCATCCCCTACGCGATGCAATGGGCCAATCCCGCCCAGGTCGATGCGGAAATGGGGCATGTGGCCACAGTGCCGATTACCGTTTATGATCAGGGCAGCGACAGTCGCAACTATCCCTCCAAAGATCCACGCACAATCAGCAAGCCTAGTGGGCCTATGCTGGGTGATGAGGATTGGGCTTTCCAGATTCTTAATTACCAGTTCTCCGGCACCACCCCCATCACCACAAAGAGGCTTGCCTGGGGCAGCAATTTCGGGCGGGTCGGCGGATTCTACGACTACGGCGATTATCCCAATACAACGGCAAACATTACGAATTACTCCCAGCATGTGACTGATCCGGTGGGTGTGTCGCTGACAGGCCAGCGAGCCAGCGGGATGCTTCTTGCCTATTCCGTATTTGTTGTTTTCGGGCCCCATGCCGGGGGGTACACGAATGGCACGGTCGGCAAACAGGTCATTCAGATGCAGAACGCCGCCGCCGCAACGCTCTCCGCCTTCACCGGTTCGGTGGCAACCATCGGGCCGGCAGGCGTCGGCAACGCCACGAACGCAGTGATTACCTATTCCCCAGCCGGCTATAATCCAACTTATTCAGCATGGGAAATCATCGCCATGTCAAATGCCGTCAATGCCCTGCTCACACCTGCCGCCAATGGACCGCTCGATCACCCGGTCTTCATCATTGATAATTACACCAGCGCCGGATTGCCAACCAGCATTGCGGTTGGGTCTGGCATGACCAATGCAGGAGTCAACTATTTCGCCTCTGTCGACACGACCAATCAACAACTGTGGATTACTATTGACCGTCTTGTAACCAATGCCTTGAATCTCTTGGTCTCATCTTCCGAAAGTGCCCTGCACGCACCGGCTATCACCTCGTTTTCACCCGCCAGTGGTGCGGCCGGCACATCCGTGACCATCGTCGGCTCAAATTTTACCGGCTCCACATCGGTGACGTTCAACACCGTGCCCGCTTCCGGCTTTATGGTTAACTCATCCACCCAGATCACCGCCACCGTGCCCGCTGGCGCTGTGTCAGGTCCTATTGGGATCACGGTACCCGGAGGCACCATCCTGAGTGCCAACCCC
This is a stretch of genomic DNA from bacterium. It encodes these proteins:
- a CDS encoding choice-of-anchor Q domain-containing protein translates to MRHYLANGYIIGFVLLVSLLVVKPAALGTTWNVPGDFATISNAVNSATDGDTILLNTNLWTECGIVVTKSLTIQGQGMTDTILQGAASRSNASSRIFQLNNAAKTLNIQNMTLQYGYIAAGTGYGGGAILNSAGTVTVQNCVFTMNDAFAKGGYFVGGGAIAQPQASDPSYTALSLFNCVFVNNSASGTNTTGAVGGGGAIWAGCSVTIDSCSFISNSANAYGAATVASGGAIQTSSLRDLTMRNSTFFGNSCSNNASSSGRGGAINLPNGTEVINLYNCTFASNVAGYAYSGAVSYGGSTGSGYLNIYSTIIAGNAPYEIYAVAPVSSNILSSCLIQGLASGITKNNCLTASNPLLQPLAYNGGLTPTLALATNSPAINHGSNPLGLSWDQRGAGFPRVRGATADIGAYEFGTGLLSYNKSLFVEKMPDNNGAIDNSSPLVITIRGDTFTGVDGSQLTNNVLVSNLPSGLTASIVRSNSGAMAVVTLLGNATQHVAFNSITNLGITFQDAAFNLGSAALENNASISNLVIQFYDIPFGALTYSSTNFNEDANWNDGRINNSLPVQVVLTGNDTFTGTNGEDFVAAGLVAVSNVPAGLTAVVRRASGMSAQVSLTGKASANDGMNSITNLGLAFQDTAFLGGSALSITNSTVNNLCVSFVDPTLSAALNYSGMIFYGAHAFLTNDGGFVPNLSGVIVTTNTIALSGGVLAGTNGQDFVGAGWVVVTNVPSGLAAVIIRVDDTHLAAAFSGTALADASTNNVTNLTFAFQASAFVNIPVAMVTNATQSNLSIFFAGPVAYNTFVNAVQSTPVSMAFNGTDVEIASIYLSVQIVNPPANGSALSTPSFFYKNSGQYTPNPGFVGTDMFTFQLGYLGLWSRIATCTVTVVSNTVPIAFDQSIQVDPGRTSAVFQVSYTDPDVSCGQTQRVMLISTTTSGTLLTNSFQTNGSFKYVPNNSFSGTDSFTWQVTDGMATSTVATCTLNVTPTQPPGPAQVLVLYNASYSGDENTNGVQDSLEVAQYYMAQRGIPTNNLLGMNCSTTTFYTNASSFLSEIVRPVQNKLVALGQTNIAILVFSYMTPWGINPSGMPYVGSLDTAMMIPNHWNQTTWNFFSWMSIDNPIVQPNPGFVPDPSHFIPSQISQPSLGTNMYLVGRLDGPGGVLRVKDYVDEALYAERYAYPTNGAFAGPGGGPASGNIYVDSEGRAVTGGYTDAWLATNSSVVNGVYSGYNDVDVNIAWAEHYVGPSGMQLKWEDTEPVIGSATNLIFKNDGTSAASAPRAFMYGGWYSPNTYNDVWGWLPGSIASDLDSYSLLYPTFRQTGRYCLAFGTQALQHGASCVAGVLNEPYTIGNPMPNVLIYFMLKGYSWGEASAYADPYLGWEGFQIGDPLYTPLRPGKSLVYDTQVPSLASGYPFVSSMGAAGVAVTIMVNSTTNLPMVVNAVVQWGKDTNYTNPPITLEGFYRQQRILFPMVDSGTTYHYRLILTSPVGISSTNGDYTFVSPTETPFATNNVPGVVRMQYFDNGGEGVAYHGCYLDNTFYAAGNSNFRGDTGFYWNSTTTNTLGNYPTLGAAVILYAAPSNTWLRYTVNIAANSLYTLKLPYGNFAGTGNAVKGGIVHIEQDGVNVTGPIVLGTNVALAVDSWAMATVSNVYLSAGQHILRLVYDTDGASFNYMEFIQQTNAPVASFTMTPLAGVGVVPLAIQVSATNSYDLSGTIVSYAWTFGDAGTATGLTASHFYASTGTYNVGLSVTDNNGLMGTTATVMRVTDGAGLDPAWCLFYFGTTNVDPSADLNGNGLSVLQDFRAGLDPTNPLSCFRVDAMTFPASSTGMMIRWDSVAGKLYSVDRSTNLLAVPPFMCLVSNIMGQANTTTYNDTNTVGSGSCFYRIGVP
- a CDS encoding Gfo/Idh/MocA family oxidoreductase, with translation MKTRYAICGLSLRGVYHFLLPILGKNHPGGPNFNKNSELVAILDIDRKRVKEFCRKAGVDVPFYLPKGFQAMIRDQKPDVILVVSQDYSHCEYTVKGLLAGCDVIVEKPMVINQEQMRKVIAAERKSGKRIRVAFNMRYTPTHQKLKRMIQSGILGKITNVEFTYNLDTFHGASYFYRWNRSRAKSGGLCIHKCTHHFDFINWVLDDDPVEVYAYGALNYYGPKGALRPMKNGKPLPSTEEKRNCPYFKKHYAGKIDPENNPSTGWDLYELSADVQYPPNKKRYIYDKEVDVEDTYSALVKYRRGASMSYSCNFSTPWEGYLLGINGTKGRIEIAHHSHPDPTGNTKSADEKNEIVFYPLFGGKQVVEIPAVDGAHGGADLQIQRDLFGKPSRASKELALVAGSRAGGYAVAIGEAVWRSAKSGKPIRIPRLK
- a CDS encoding uroporphyrinogen decarboxylase family protein, whose protein sequence is MNSRERVNKTINFQEPDRVPIDLAGTTGASGIHLLAYDKLQRYLGLNEKHVKCDDLMQQLAVLSPAVRQRLHVDTFPIDLSCVSKNWHSCSLYDGIDVRTPIQPDLQRLGDGSWLLKDKAGHEYLKPPHSYYFDARDGQSWYSFGIPLTDELLQDLSDYAHRLYTTTDLALSAKFGGGFFGNTPEFLMDLATEPERMDDQNAAACDALIERYKRLHQAIGRYSFCVIFADDFGTQNAPMISPDMFRERMMPHYRKFSQWLHANTNWKLFLHCCGAVEPLIESFIEMGVDILNPIQTSASGMDPVLLKQKYGGRIVFWGGGCDTQRVLGFRSPDEVREHVKERIRIFAPGGGFVFNQVHAIQATIDPESICAMFDTAHDFGQYTDIT
- a CDS encoding IPT/TIG domain-containing protein yields the protein MAFPLQLIKRIQTIALALCVAGLLPANLSSALTVTSVTSDNGYSAHKVQWMDSAGQPRSAVMVDQNSTIPPYTGYLRQYSYQIGGQTRTCTGTENYGTGGNLEFSGDGFVQNHTGNGGDFSSGNGSGTPGSTTITLTGTNFARITYAMPSYHITDNNGISRTVPTTLQWFFADGRSDPIFAISQDARLTPGNVGADTRSPYGDMAYDGDGIHAYVGGASYGDTYKFVTLASGPEEVTAASGWKDTELNTIPYAMQWANPAQVDAEMGHVATVPITVYDQGSDSRNYPSKDPRTISKPSGPMLGDEDWAFQILNYQFSGTTPITTKRLAWGSNFGRVGGFYDYGDYPNTTANITNYSQHVTDPVGVSLTGQRASGMLLAYSVFVVFGPHAGGYTNGTVGKQVIQMQNAAAATLSAFTGSVATIGPAGVGNATNAVITYSPAGYNPTYSAWEIIAMSNAVNALLTPAANGPLDHPVFIIDNYTSAGLPTSIAVGSGMTNAGVNYFASVDTTNQQLWITIDRLVTNALNLLVSSSESALHAPAITSFSPASGAAGTSVTIVGSNFTGSTSVTFNTVPASGFMVNSSTQITATVPAGAVSGPIGITVPGGTILSANPFTVLAAQTNLPVYVDSLLNGFQDWSWAVSVNVLNSSPVYSGSRSISVSTTNYTALWLYHTPFNTSPFSGLIFWINGGAAGARGLQVMGVITNTYQALFSLPTLEPNTWAQFNIPLTALGVANVTNCQGFWIWPTLSGTTTFYVDSIQLNSGFAPTLGIVPPTARNGLFDVVLAGFSGQTYWIQTSTDLASWVSVSTNIVSSTPIVVTNTVIPNVDHQFWRAAWTF